A stretch of the Clostridium fungisolvens genome encodes the following:
- a CDS encoding family 1 glycosylhydrolase gives MSFSSNFYWGGATAANQCEGAYNTDGRGLARTDVTTAGSYNKMRTVTYKMPDGTTGEVNGFGFDMPEGAKGAILDGYYYPNHESIDFYHHYKEDIALFAEMGFKMFRMSISWSRIFPNGDEEKPNQKGLDFYRSVFEELRKYNIEPLVTISHFDTPLYLEENYNGWNNRKMIDFYVHYVETIFNEYKDLVKYWLTFNEINNTVMFLDMFGSKASDKVYQEAYQQLHYQYVASAKAVKIGHKINSEFMIGCMICGITNYPMTCDPKDVMLTRYKWEQGIFYSGDVQCKGKYPTFAKRLWNEHNVKLDITDEDLNDLKEGTVDMYTFSYYSSSIVTTHKVENNASGNFSMGTKNPYLKYSDWGWSTDALGLRYYLETIYDRYELPLMVVENGLGAVDKVEEDGSIHDPYRIEYMKEHIKEMSKAIDNGVDLIAYTTWGCIDLVSAGTGQMSKRYGFIYVDKDDEGKGSLKRLKKDSFYWYKQVIESNGENLEMEVK, from the coding sequence ATGAGTTTTTCGAGTAATTTTTATTGGGGTGGTGCTACTGCTGCTAACCAATGCGAAGGTGCATATAACACTGATGGTCGAGGCTTAGCAAGAACAGATGTAACAACTGCCGGTTCTTATAATAAAATGCGCACAGTTACCTACAAGATGCCTGATGGCACAACTGGAGAAGTAAATGGATTTGGATTTGATATGCCTGAAGGAGCTAAAGGTGCTATTTTGGATGGATACTATTACCCAAATCATGAAAGTATAGATTTTTATCATCACTATAAAGAAGATATTGCACTGTTTGCTGAAATGGGCTTTAAGATGTTTAGAATGTCAATATCTTGGTCTAGAATATTTCCTAATGGTGACGAGGAAAAGCCTAATCAAAAAGGATTAGACTTTTATCGTTCTGTGTTTGAAGAATTAAGAAAATACAATATTGAGCCATTAGTTACAATCTCACATTTTGATACCCCTTTATATTTAGAAGAAAATTATAACGGCTGGAACAATAGAAAAATGATCGATTTCTATGTTCACTATGTAGAAACAATCTTCAATGAGTATAAAGACTTAGTGAAGTATTGGCTAACTTTTAATGAAATCAATAATACAGTAATGTTTTTAGACATGTTTGGTTCTAAGGCATCTGACAAGGTGTATCAAGAAGCTTATCAGCAGCTTCACTATCAGTATGTTGCAAGCGCAAAAGCGGTTAAAATCGGACATAAAATAAACTCAGAATTTATGATTGGTTGCATGATTTGTGGAATTACAAACTACCCTATGACCTGTGATCCAAAAGATGTTATGTTGACACGTTATAAATGGGAGCAAGGTATCTTCTATAGCGGAGATGTTCAATGTAAAGGAAAATATCCAACCTTTGCAAAACGTTTATGGAATGAGCATAATGTGAAGTTAGATATAACTGATGAAGATCTTAATGATTTAAAAGAAGGTACTGTAGATATGTATACTTTCTCCTACTACTCTTCTAGCATCGTAACAACTCATAAGGTAGAAAACAATGCTAGTGGTAATTTCTCCATGGGTACAAAGAATCCATATCTTAAGTATTCTGATTGGGGCTGGAGTACTGATGCCTTAGGTCTCCGTTATTACCTAGAAACTATATATGATCGTTATGAACTTCCATTGATGGTTGTTGAAAATGGATTAGGAGCAGTTGATAAGGTTGAAGAAGATGGCAGTATTCATGACCCATATCGTATTGAATATATGAAAGAGCATATAAAAGAAATGTCAAAGGCAATTGATAATGGTGTTGATTTAATTGCTTATACAACCTGGGGTTGCATTGACTTAGTTAGTGCTGGAACAGGTCAAATGTCTAAGCGATATGGATTTATTTATGTAGATAAAGATGATGAAGGAAAAGGCAGCTTAAAGAGATTAAAGAAAGATAGCTTTTATTGGTATAAGCAAGTTATTGAATCAAATGGTGAAAATTTAGAAATGGAGGTAAAGTAA
- a CDS encoding family 1 glycosylhydrolase, which produces MKGFPKNFLWGGATAANQYEGGWNEGGKGINTSDVMTAGSHTLPRRVTYKNVKTGETGSIIGFGPGAKLPEDCIPAVIEGEYYPSHVATDFYHHYKEDIAYMGEMGFKTFRLSMNWARIFPNGDDAEPNENGLKFYDEVFDECAKYGIEPLVTLSHYETPINLTIKYGGWPNRKCIDFFEKYAKTVFKYYEGKVKYWLTFNEINCMEFAPFVAGGLNDPSPQNKAQAAHNQFVASAKSVKAAHEISSEIKVGQMLAYMPLYAYSCDPNDQLMVMEAAQTSLFYSDVQTGGHYPAYRLKKYEREGIILDTEPEDFELLEKYSADFLSFSCYGSSTVSTHEDVNKAGGNLMMGIKNPYLETNAWGWATDPACLRIALNTLYDRYHKPLWIVENGIGWDDKKDEDGNVHDTYRIDYLRKNIASMRDAINLDGVDLMGYTMWGCIDLVSAGTGEMKKRYGFVYVDRDDKGNGTLERSRKDSFYWYKKVIATEGIDLE; this is translated from the coding sequence ATGAAAGGTTTTCCTAAGAACTTTTTATGGGGTGGCGCTACTGCTGCCAATCAATATGAAGGTGGATGGAATGAGGGAGGAAAAGGTATAAACACCTCTGATGTTATGACTGCTGGTTCTCATACTCTTCCTCGTCGAGTAACTTATAAGAACGTAAAAACAGGTGAAACTGGATCAATAATTGGTTTTGGACCAGGTGCAAAACTTCCAGAAGATTGTATTCCTGCAGTTATTGAGGGTGAATACTATCCAAGCCATGTTGCAACAGACTTCTACCATCATTATAAAGAAGATATTGCATATATGGGCGAGATGGGATTTAAGACTTTTCGTTTAAGCATGAACTGGGCACGTATTTTCCCAAATGGTGATGATGCAGAGCCTAATGAAAATGGATTAAAATTTTACGATGAAGTTTTTGATGAATGTGCAAAATATGGTATAGAACCTTTAGTAACCTTATCCCATTACGAAACACCAATTAATCTAACAATTAAATATGGTGGCTGGCCAAATAGAAAGTGTATAGATTTCTTTGAAAAGTATGCCAAAACAGTCTTTAAGTATTATGAAGGAAAAGTTAAATACTGGCTAACTTTTAATGAAATCAACTGTATGGAGTTTGCTCCATTTGTTGCAGGAGGACTTAATGACCCATCACCTCAAAACAAAGCGCAAGCAGCTCACAATCAATTTGTAGCAAGTGCTAAGTCAGTTAAAGCAGCTCACGAAATAAGCAGTGAAATAAAAGTTGGACAAATGCTCGCATATATGCCTCTCTATGCTTATTCTTGTGATCCTAATGATCAATTAATGGTTATGGAAGCGGCTCAAACTAGTCTCTTCTATTCAGATGTACAAACTGGAGGTCACTACCCTGCTTACAGACTAAAGAAATATGAAAGAGAAGGCATTATATTAGATACAGAACCTGAAGACTTTGAACTTCTTGAAAAATACTCAGCTGACTTCTTGAGCTTCTCTTGTTATGGCTCTAGTACTGTCTCAACCCATGAGGATGTTAATAAAGCTGGCGGAAACCTAATGATGGGAATCAAGAATCCATATTTAGAAACAAATGCTTGGGGATGGGCAACTGATCCAGCATGCTTAAGAATTGCACTAAATACCTTATACGACCGTTACCACAAACCATTATGGATTGTAGAAAACGGTATTGGTTGGGATGATAAAAAAGATGAAGACGGAAATGTTCATGATACTTATCGTATAGATTATCTACGTAAGAATATTGCCTCCATGAGAGATGCCATAAATCTTGACGGAGTTGATCTAATGGGATATACAATGTGGGGCTGCATCGATTTGGTTTCTGCAGGAACTGGAGAAATGAAGAAACGTTATGGCTTTGTTTATGTAGACCGTGATGATAAAGGAAATGGAACCTTAGAGAGAAGTAGAAAAGACAGCTTTTATTGGTACAAGAAAGTGATTGCAACTGAAGGTATAGATTTAGAATAA
- a CDS encoding serine/threonine protein kinase produces MRYILNIKECEFLGKGDEGSVYLTPEGFALKIFYDKKKAESEVAILEKANDSRFFPKVMFITENKVLRDYVDGTNLYQYISKNGLSYNLSIEIIELVEEFKRLNFKRIDIRNAHIFINKDEKIQVIDPRKVFQKNIPYPKEIIKILIKLNMFDEFLKHLLAYNENLLNYWIKAYEYFEAMRKKTIVIDMIAC; encoded by the coding sequence ATGCGATACATTTTAAACATTAAAGAATGCGAATTTTTAGGAAAAGGTGATGAAGGATCAGTATATTTAACACCAGAGGGCTTTGCTTTAAAAATCTTTTATGACAAGAAAAAAGCTGAAAGTGAAGTTGCTATTTTGGAAAAAGCCAATGACAGTAGATTTTTTCCAAAAGTTATGTTTATTACTGAAAATAAAGTTCTGCGAGATTATGTTGATGGAACAAATTTATACCAATACATTAGTAAGAACGGATTATCTTACAACCTCTCCATTGAAATAATAGAACTTGTAGAGGAATTTAAGCGTCTAAATTTCAAGAGAATTGATATTCGAAATGCACATATCTTTATAAATAAAGATGAAAAAATACAAGTTATTGATCCGAGAAAGGTCTTCCAAAAAAACATCCCCTATCCTAAAGAAATAATTAAAATATTAATTAAACTTAATATGTTTGATGAATTTCTTAAACATCTTTTAGCTTATAATGAAAATCTTCTTAATTATTGGATTAAAGCATACGAATATTTTGAAGCAATGCGTAAGAAAACCATTGTTATAGATATGATAGCTTGCTAG
- a CDS encoding GNAT family N-acetyltransferase, translating into MEVFDFDLKHVEEAKLIAISNYNEEREYVKALPGIKTFPDLEHFAKNGLGVVAFDKGKMVGFLCCYEPWENAHNSKAKGTFSPIHAHGAVKENRGRIYQKMYQAAAEKWVKYKITYHSIALYAHDQQAINAMFSYGFGLRCIDAIRPMEGLEIQCNKEIIFEELSKAEVTKVREMRKLLTEHLGDSPCFMYSTQEGFEAWLARAEGRDTRLLVAMDGEKPIAFVEISDGGENFATEVSDMCNICGAFCLPEYRGKGIYQSLLNYTILKLKDEGYNLLGVDFESFNPNANAFWTKYFTPYTNSVVRRIDECALNNN; encoded by the coding sequence ATGGAAGTTTTTGATTTTGATTTGAAACATGTGGAAGAGGCAAAATTAATTGCTATTAGTAATTACAATGAGGAACGTGAGTATGTAAAAGCTTTACCTGGTATAAAGACTTTTCCTGACTTAGAGCATTTTGCAAAGAATGGACTAGGTGTTGTAGCCTTTGACAAGGGAAAAATGGTAGGGTTTTTATGCTGTTATGAACCTTGGGAAAATGCACATAATTCTAAGGCAAAAGGAACTTTTTCACCTATTCATGCTCATGGGGCTGTAAAAGAAAATAGAGGTAGGATATACCAAAAGATGTATCAAGCAGCTGCTGAAAAATGGGTGAAATATAAAATTACGTATCATTCAATAGCATTATATGCACACGATCAACAGGCTATAAATGCTATGTTTAGCTATGGTTTTGGACTTAGGTGTATTGATGCCATTAGACCAATGGAAGGTTTAGAAATACAATGCAATAAAGAAATTATCTTTGAAGAACTTTCTAAGGCAGAGGTTACTAAAGTAAGAGAAATGCGTAAATTGCTAACTGAACATTTAGGTGATAGCCCATGCTTTATGTATTCTACACAAGAAGGTTTTGAAGCTTGGCTAGCTCGTGCTGAAGGGCGAGATACAAGACTTCTTGTTGCGATGGATGGGGAAAAGCCAATTGCTTTTGTAGAGATATCAGATGGCGGAGAAAATTTTGCAACGGAGGTTTCTGATATGTGCAATATATGTGGTGCCTTCTGCCTTCCAGAATATCGTGGAAAGGGCATTTATCAGAGTTTGCTCAATTATACTATTTTGAAATTAAAAGATGAAGGATATAATCTGTTAGGAGTTGATTTTGAAAGTTTTAACCCTAATGCCAATGCCTTCTGGACTAAGTATTTCACCCCATATACTAATAGCGTGGTTCGTAGAATCGATGAATGTGCTTTAAATAATAATTAA
- a CDS encoding class I SAM-dependent methyltransferase, translating to MDKRLTFNEDASNYDKWRPTYCEELFEDIFRYSEISKDKNALEVGIGTGQATTPFLNAGYNVTAVELGNNLAEFSREKFKEYKNFKVYNTSFEEFQCEDNIIDILYSATAFHWIPESIGYPKILRLLKDNGTIALFWNKPSPADEEYSLHLEIQKIYEKYWPSTDKLLESNSERYKRISETIKTYGFRDLEMKLYHKTRKFSSEEYICLLNTYSDHRTMPEPSKQLFENEIKDIIKKNGNLFDIHDTIELYLARK from the coding sequence ATGGATAAGAGACTCACATTCAATGAGGATGCTAGTAACTATGACAAGTGGCGACCAACATATTGTGAAGAATTATTTGAGGATATCTTTAGGTATTCTGAGATTAGTAAAGATAAAAATGCATTAGAAGTTGGAATAGGAACAGGTCAAGCCACAACGCCTTTTCTTAATGCTGGATATAATGTAACTGCTGTGGAACTTGGAAATAACCTTGCGGAGTTCTCAAGAGAAAAGTTTAAAGAATATAAGAATTTTAAAGTTTATAACACTTCTTTTGAAGAATTTCAGTGTGAGGATAACATTATAGATATTCTTTATTCTGCTACCGCTTTTCACTGGATTCCAGAGAGTATTGGATACCCAAAGATATTGAGGTTATTAAAAGATAACGGGACCATAGCTTTATTTTGGAACAAGCCATCTCCTGCGGACGAGGAGTATTCTTTACACCTAGAAATTCAAAAGATATATGAAAAATACTGGCCATCAACAGATAAACTTTTGGAAAGTAATAGCGAAAGGTATAAAAGAATTTCAGAAACCATCAAGACTTATGGATTTAGAGATCTAGAGATGAAGCTATATCATAAGACACGAAAGTTTTCTTCAGAAGAATATATTTGTTTGTTAAACACTTACTCGGACCATAGAACTATGCCAGAACCTTCAAAGCAATTGTTTGAAAATGAAATTAAAGATATCATTAAGAAAAATGGTAATCTATTTGATATTCATGACACAATTGAATTATATTTGGCAAGAAAATAA
- a CDS encoding Lrp/AsnC family transcriptional regulator, with protein MKCDKIDNLILKELQNNSRLSIRELSKRINLSAPSVTERVRRLEDSGVIEGYTIKINKKKLGLGIDCIIKVTMKNGEYERFKAFIKEYERSEWCYRIAGNGCFIVKLSVKSLEEIEAFINVISSYALTETMIAFSEVDINNCIDKFLKE; from the coding sequence ATGAAATGTGATAAAATTGACAATTTGATTTTAAAGGAATTACAAAACAATAGTAGATTATCTATAAGGGAATTATCAAAACGTATAAATCTTTCTGCACCATCTGTTACTGAAAGAGTGAGAAGGCTTGAAGATTCAGGAGTTATTGAAGGATATACAATTAAGATAAACAAAAAGAAACTTGGGTTAGGAATTGATTGTATAATTAAGGTAACTATGAAGAATGGAGAATACGAGAGATTTAAAGCTTTTATTAAAGAATATGAACGTAGTGAATGGTGTTATAGAATTGCTGGCAATGGATGTTTTATAGTTAAATTGTCAGTTAAATCATTAGAAGAAATAGAAGCGTTTATAAATGTTATTTCTTCATACGCGCTAACAGAGACGATGATAGCATTTTCCGAAGTAGATATAAATAATTGCATAGACAAGTTTTTGAAAGAATAA
- a CDS encoding carboxymuconolactone decarboxylase family protein, protein MAKITFSKEGNTPFQQLMGYNKTIMTQWSVLEECFFSSNTFTPELKEEIRRTLAFNNGCEYCMAKGKPSNKIIDSKISVATKTADLISKSHTLDDAHFNLLKSEFSEDEISELLALICFITASQKFGALLDLQPTCSI, encoded by the coding sequence ATGGCAAAAATAACTTTTTCAAAAGAAGGAAATACACCCTTTCAGCAATTAATGGGATACAACAAAACCATAATGACACAATGGTCTGTTTTGGAGGAATGTTTTTTTAGCAGTAATACTTTTACACCTGAATTGAAAGAGGAAATAAGACGTACTCTTGCATTCAACAATGGATGTGAATATTGCATGGCTAAAGGTAAGCCTTCAAATAAAATAATAGATTCTAAAATCTCAGTTGCTACAAAAACAGCAGATCTTATTTCTAAAAGTCATACTCTAGATGATGCTCACTTTAATTTACTAAAAAGCGAATTTAGTGAAGATGAAATATCTGAACTTCTAGCACTTATATGTTTCATAACAGCTTCTCAAAAATTTGGAGCATTACTAGATTTGCAACCAACTTGTTCTATTTAG
- a CDS encoding AraC family transcriptional regulator — MEINIEIIPSYKIAYIRRTGFYGSENVKVMESLKNWARERHLINESSIILGIAQDNPRFTEPKDCRYDACIVVSDEFEPENSLINFGEIIGGKYCVFKISHTVDAMQKAWEEIFSELSKRNYALDEGRPILERYAMQMIKNHYSEICVPIV; from the coding sequence ATGGAGATTAATATTGAAATAATACCATCATATAAAATTGCTTATATTCGTAGAACTGGTTTTTATGGTTCAGAGAATGTGAAGGTAATGGAAAGCTTAAAAAACTGGGCTAGGGAAAGGCACTTAATTAATGAAAGTTCAATAATATTAGGTATAGCTCAAGATAATCCAAGATTCACGGAACCTAAGGATTGTCGTTATGATGCATGTATAGTGGTTTCAGATGAATTTGAGCCTGAAAATAGCTTAATTAACTTTGGAGAAATTATCGGTGGAAAGTATTGTGTATTTAAAATAAGTCACACAGTAGATGCTATGCAAAAAGCGTGGGAGGAGATTTTTTCTGAGTTATCAAAAAGAAACTATGCATTGGATGAAGGAAGACCTATTCTTGAACGATATGCTATGCAAATGATAAAAAATCATTACTCAGAAATTTGTGTACCAATAGTATAA
- a CDS encoding MDR family MFS transporter yields the protein MNEKKEFDLKKVLPAVLTIAIGMLLVMMDTTIMNVALPHIQSAFNTDLATSQWAITAYTLAMATVIPYSGWLSDRFSTKKVFGVAILFFTITSFLVSISTSIEKVILYRILQGLTGGIVGPIGIAMSFRIIPIEKRGSMMGVLGLPMLLAPTIGPALSGLLIKYYSWHTIFLINIPIGIISLMMIYLFLPSFEAKKNTKIDLKGAILSPLAFPILIYGVHVGSDKGWTTPLALTVLALGFMMLIIFIYVESTTKNPLLEVKVFKVAEFRKGIILMWLNQAAVFGSMLLIPLYLQNVRDYSSLQCGLMMVPQAVASFIGMTVGGRLFDKFGTKSAAIPGFLMTGFSLVLLAQITSTTSVTYLLACIILLGLGQGLVNMQVNNHALQSAPLNLITRVTPMSNELLQVINSFSIAFITAFLSNQIRSALKNNSLTIAGNIAFHNTFMLLTVFICVGFVLTFFLKDKKLDNN from the coding sequence ATGAATGAAAAAAAAGAATTTGATTTAAAAAAAGTTCTACCAGCAGTTTTAACAATTGCTATTGGAATGTTACTGGTGATGATGGATACCACAATTATGAATGTAGCATTACCACATATTCAATCAGCGTTTAATACTGATCTAGCTACCTCACAATGGGCTATCACAGCTTATACCTTAGCGATGGCTACGGTAATCCCCTATTCAGGTTGGCTTTCAGACCGTTTTTCTACTAAAAAAGTATTTGGTGTTGCTATTCTGTTTTTCACTATAACATCATTCTTAGTATCAATCTCAACAAGCATTGAAAAAGTAATTTTATATAGAATATTGCAGGGATTAACTGGTGGAATAGTTGGTCCTATTGGGATAGCAATGTCTTTTAGAATTATTCCTATTGAAAAACGAGGCAGTATGATGGGAGTTTTGGGGTTACCTATGTTACTAGCTCCAACAATTGGACCTGCATTATCTGGCTTGTTAATAAAATATTATAGTTGGCACACAATTTTTCTTATAAATATCCCAATAGGTATTATATCCTTAATGATGATTTACTTGTTTTTACCTAGCTTTGAAGCCAAAAAAAATACTAAGATTGACTTGAAGGGAGCCATTTTATCACCGTTAGCGTTTCCGATTCTTATATATGGAGTTCACGTTGGGTCTGATAAAGGATGGACAACCCCTCTGGCTCTCACGGTTTTAGCTTTAGGTTTTATGATGCTGATTATCTTTATATATGTGGAATCAACAACTAAAAACCCATTGTTGGAGGTTAAGGTCTTTAAAGTAGCTGAATTTCGTAAAGGAATTATATTAATGTGGCTCAACCAAGCTGCTGTTTTTGGATCAATGCTATTGATTCCTTTATATCTTCAGAATGTTCGTGACTATTCTTCCTTACAATGTGGGTTAATGATGGTTCCACAAGCAGTAGCAAGTTTTATTGGCATGACAGTTGGTGGACGATTATTTGATAAATTTGGTACAAAATCTGCAGCTATTCCAGGATTTTTAATGACAGGTTTTAGTTTGGTTCTATTAGCTCAAATTACAAGTACTACTTCAGTAACTTATTTATTGGCTTGTATTATTCTTTTAGGTTTAGGTCAAGGATTAGTAAATATGCAGGTTAACAATCATGCACTACAATCAGCTCCATTAAATTTGATTACTAGGGTTACACCTATGTCAAATGAATTACTACAAGTTATTAATTCATTTTCTATTGCATTTATAACTGCATTTTTATCAAATCAAATCAGAAGCGCTTTAAAGAATAATTCTTTGACAATAGCGGGGAATATTGCTTTTCATAATACTTTCATGCTGCTTACAGTATTTATTTGTGTAGGGTTTGTATTAACCTTCTTCTTAAAAGACAAAAAATTAGATAATAATTAA
- a CDS encoding TetR/AcrR family transcriptional regulator, whose product MKEPIGKNKIIEKSWELLKEEGISGFSMRKLAKSVEMTVSSLYYHFESKEALFNEMIDQASGTIAYPINEREWDMRLRKYAENILSVLSEYAQLAQLLMMYPPTSSNYGKLMDNLLKIIENLNLSEENKLYAVNYYLNYILTFKLDSENMASNEKLNFTEGSGFSQSNTPYLYKLKSEGFFDKLGSREMFEFGLDIFINGIKVLEKSL is encoded by the coding sequence ATGAAGGAGCCAATAGGCAAAAATAAAATTATAGAAAAATCTTGGGAACTACTTAAGGAAGAAGGAATTTCAGGATTTTCAATGAGAAAGCTGGCTAAGAGTGTAGAGATGACGGTGTCTTCCTTATACTATCACTTTGAAAGCAAAGAAGCATTATTCAATGAAATGATAGATCAAGCAAGCGGAACAATTGCTTATCCTATAAATGAAAGAGAGTGGGATATGCGCTTAAGAAAATACGCCGAAAATATTTTAAGTGTTTTAAGTGAGTATGCTCAACTAGCACAATTGCTAATGATGTATCCGCCTACAAGCTCCAACTACGGCAAGCTAATGGATAATCTATTAAAGATTATTGAAAATTTGAATTTAAGTGAGGAAAATAAACTGTACGCAGTTAATTACTATCTCAATTATATTCTCACATTTAAATTAGATAGTGAAAATATGGCTTCAAATGAAAAGCTGAATTTTACAGAAGGTAGTGGATTTTCTCAAAGTAACACACCATATTTATATAAATTAAAAAGTGAAGGTTTTTTTGATAAGCTTGGAAGTCGCGAAATGTTTGAATTTGGATTAGATATTTTCATTAATGGAATAAAAGTATTAGAAAAAAGTCTTTGA
- a CDS encoding helix-turn-helix transcriptional regulator produces MKKVERINILMRYINNRANFTISEIMDEFNISRSTAIRDIREIEAMGVPLVAEVGRDGGYFVMHNSVLPAVRFTDNEVKALFIAFMATRNEQLPYLKSRQSLTEKLLGLISENQQDDLVLLNQILLFEGTNPNNPDLLELSDLPHPLLEKLIQSLLADRYLSVTIKEDELIKSYQIFLLHLYNEKGLWLIEGFDLEQEKKIIFPVDQLDDVKNYSMKKRLSKKKILEKLSKQGEIINFVVEFGPKAIAQFKKYHPLKASISYTNPYQSTAILRTYVDVNKPDELEEIINWLLFLGRDVKVREVPKEVLEGLQERLRLYCT; encoded by the coding sequence ATGAAAAAAGTTGAACGAATTAATATACTTATGAGATATATAAACAACCGCGCCAACTTCACAATTTCTGAGATAATGGATGAATTCAACATATCTCGCTCCACAGCCATTAGAGATATCAGAGAAATTGAGGCCATGGGTGTACCGCTAGTTGCTGAAGTTGGAAGGGATGGTGGATATTTTGTTATGCACAATTCTGTTTTACCAGCAGTTCGCTTTACTGATAATGAAGTCAAAGCACTTTTTATTGCTTTTATGGCCACCAGGAATGAGCAACTCCCATATCTAAAAAGTCGTCAGTCCTTAACTGAAAAATTACTTGGACTTATATCAGAAAACCAGCAAGATGATCTTGTCCTTTTAAATCAAATATTACTTTTTGAAGGAACAAATCCAAACAATCCTGACCTTCTTGAGCTTTCAGACCTACCTCACCCATTGTTAGAAAAGCTCATACAAAGTCTTCTTGCGGATAGATATTTGTCGGTTACAATCAAAGAAGATGAGTTAATAAAATCGTATCAAATTTTCTTATTACATCTTTATAATGAAAAAGGTCTTTGGCTTATTGAAGGCTTTGACTTAGAGCAAGAAAAGAAAATTATTTTTCCTGTGGACCAGCTAGACGATGTAAAAAACTATTCTATGAAAAAAAGATTAAGTAAGAAAAAGATTTTGGAAAAGTTGAGTAAGCAGGGAGAAATCATTAATTTTGTTGTTGAATTTGGCCCCAAAGCTATTGCCCAGTTCAAAAAATATCATCCTCTAAAAGCTTCAATTTCTTATACAAATCCCTATCAATCCACTGCTATTTTAAGGACTTATGTTGACGTCAATAAACCTGATGAATTAGAGGAAATAATAAATTGGTTACTTTTTCTAGGTAGAGATGTTAAGGTTAGGGAAGTGCCAAAAGAAGTTTTAGAAGGTTTACAAGAGCGATTACGGTTATACTGCACATAA
- a CDS encoding GyrI-like domain-containing protein, whose protein sequence is MADYTLEEKDSFIVLGLGTELKSHYTDFVGLNKEKSDFWQAISEDGRLDALKSIAKNDYVFAVNEAVNNKMMHYAGVMTDIAAPEEARVIQFPKGDYLVVKGEATTSDELNNKLAGIAFGQVLPVVNNFAYVGGPNATVEIEKQNGLIYGEMWIPVVKK, encoded by the coding sequence ATGGCAGATTATACTCTTGAAGAAAAAGATAGCTTTATCGTTTTAGGCCTTGGAACTGAGCTAAAGAGCCATTACACAGACTTTGTAGGTTTAAATAAGGAAAAGTCAGACTTTTGGCAGGCAATCAGTGAAGATGGAAGACTTGATGCTTTAAAATCAATAGCCAAAAATGACTATGTTTTTGCTGTGAACGAAGCGGTAAATAACAAGATGATGCACTATGCTGGTGTCATGACAGATATAGCAGCACCAGAAGAAGCTAGAGTTATACAATTTCCTAAAGGAGACTATCTTGTTGTCAAAGGTGAAGCAACAACTTCAGATGAATTGAACAATAAGCTTGCGGGCATCGCCTTTGGTCAAGTATTGCCAGTGGTAAATAATTTTGCATATGTTGGTGGACCAAACGCAACTGTTGAAATTGAAAAACAAAATGGCTTAATTTATGGCGAAATGTGGATTCCTGTGGTTAAGAAATAA
- a CDS encoding phage tail protein — translation MSYIVDFKNVSTTGLESSPVADALAGLRANEARYFMNKYKHEFTVVPASESKDTLDYVNRILKEERDIEFAAKPLETSCFQVENIKFTYVFYEDGLGINVMYTVDDPKKRAVGLKLSEGMEIPKELEGKFKFARQKSKLAGTIRGSFFVIKKEY, via the coding sequence ATGTCATACATAGTTGATTTTAAAAATGTATCTACAACTGGTTTAGAATCTTCCCCTGTCGCAGATGCCCTTGCAGGTTTACGTGCCAATGAAGCACGTTACTTTATGAACAAGTACAAGCATGAATTTACAGTTGTACCAGCAAGCGAAAGTAAGGATACCCTCGATTATGTGAACCGAATTTTGAAAGAAGAACGTGATATTGAATTTGCAGCTAAACCTTTAGAAACATCATGTTTTCAAGTAGAAAATATCAAATTTACATACGTCTTCTATGAGGATGGTCTTGGTATAAACGTAATGTATACAGTTGATGATCCTAAAAAGAGAGCTGTTGGTTTAAAGCTTTCTGAAGGAATGGAAATTCCAAAGGAATTAGAAGGAAAGTTTAAGTTTGCTAGACAAAAATCAAAACTAGCAGGAACAATTCGTGGTTCGTTCTTTGTAATTAAAAAAGAATATTAA